Genomic window (Muntiacus reevesi chromosome X, mMunRee1.1, whole genome shotgun sequence):
ACTGACTCATTTATTCCAAAGACTTTTATGGAGCCTCTGCTCCATGAAATGCCCTGtgttagcagtggggacactgggagaagcaggacacccccacacctagagtGATGGTCTAGGAGCCACAGTCACATGAGGTGCATCGTGGGAGTGAGCGGAAATTGGACATTGCTATAAGGTGTCCTTTTGGATCTCGGATAAACCCCAGAGAAGTCTCTCTCTGCTGCAGGATGGAAGGGGTCCTggctcttgtcacattgctgCTGACTACAGGGACAGAGTAGGTGTTTTCTACCCCATATCTGCTAGAAATCCTGCAGAACTGCTGTCACACTCCGTTGAAGTGATGCCCAGAAATCCATCCTCTCTTTCCTGGTACCAGGGACCCAGAACTCAAGGTGTCAACTAGCTTTTAATTATCTTCATTGTAAAGGACATTGTAATCAAAGACTCAACATTTATTGACAatgcaataatgaaaaaaaaaaaaaaaaaaaaggagtttgaaTGGAAGGCCAGCTGGGAGACAGGCAAAGAGTGGttctttctgctgttttctgGACCAGCTTGAGTCCTGCAGGAACACTGCTCCACACCCAAACTTCACAGGTCCTCTAACTGGAAATGGGCCTGTCCAGGTAGCCCATACAATGAAGAATTTGCTTGCATTgtgggagacgcgggttcaatccctgggtcaggaagatccccctggagaagagtatggcaacacactcgagtattcttgcctggagaattccatggacagaggagcctggcaagctactgtcaatggagttgcagagtcagacataattgagcaaGTAACACTATGGTCCACTGTGGCCTAACTAGAAaagtttcttagttttatttatgaAACATCTTGTTTGGTTAATTAGGAATTCCACATCCTATTGAGGTGAATATTCTCTGACCCACCCTTGACAACAAAACAGCCAACCCCATTCAGTGGAGAGTGGAGGAGTGTCTGGGGACAACAGTGTGAGAAATTCCTGTCCTGTCATCACAGGACCAATAGCTCCCCAGCCCTGCGAGCTCTGGCTCATCCCCCACACGCATCCTACAGCCCAACACACAGGGCTCCTCACACCCGCTCGCCTCCcagatgaagaactgaggccACGGGGCTTGGGCTTCTTCCCAAGACCACGTGCTAGTGAGGGCCAGGGTTGGCTCAGAGCCTTGGTCTCAATTCCTCTGGAGCCCCCacccttcctgcccaccccaggCCATGGCCCGACTTTCTGCCTTCTCACACCTTCCTCTTCTCAGTGCTACATGATGTCTCTGAGGTGAAAGACAGGAGGCCTGTGTAAGAAAGGGGACAAGGAGAATCAGAAGCACTGTGGGGTTGCTCTGTGATTTGCTGAGAACTGATTCTGCCAGGGACTGGCATCTCTATCCAGTCCCAGTGTCTCCCACATGAAGGTGATGCCCTGTCCCTGCTGCTCCCATGGGGCCTCCTGCTCAACTGAACCTGCAAGACTGACCAGCTCCTCACTGAGTGGGAGGATGGAGGACCTGACTGTATGGTTTCAGTGGTCACTGGGATAAGGCCCGTACAGGAGCCTCCTCTGATATGGGAGGGAAGGGAACAGAGGCAGATCCCTGAGGTTCCAGGTCTCCCCAACCACAGCGAGggaggggagcagctggaggTCTTCTGGTCTGGGGAAACGAGGGCAGGGACACACAGCACATGGGCAGGAGAGTGAGGCTGAGAAAGGCAGGTCTTTGGcatcatggtgttggagaagacggttgagagtcccttggactgcaaggagatccaaccagtccatcctgaaggagataagtcctgggtgttcattggaaggactgatcctgaagctgattctccagtactttggccatctcatgcgaagagttgacttgttggaaaagaccctgatgctgggagggattgggggcaggaggagaaggggacggcaaaggatgagatggctggatggcatcaccgacttgatgggcatgagtttgagtaaactccgggagtttgtggtggacaggaaggcctggcgtgctgcaattcatggggtcgcaaacagtcggacacgacagagtgactgaactgaactgaactgggcatcATGAGGGCTTATGTGTGCACTACACAAGTGTCTGAGCCATGGCTGACAAAGACTCCCTTGGTGCCACACAAACCCACTGCCAGGGCCCGGGTGGTGCCTGGAGGAGTGGGATCAAAAAGCCAGCTCCATCAAGATCCAGTGGGCGAGGAGGGATCCCGAGCATGGAGGGAGCAAGAAAGGCCACCTAGCCAGGCTGCCtgcagatgccatgaccttctaTTCCCTTTGGAGGAGTCACCAGGGGCCCTCACCGACACTCACAGCCTCCAGAGTCATGTCCCAGTCAGAGGAACTGAAGAAAGGCTAGGGGAAGTCCAAGTTGAAGCCTGGAGCTCATCCAGTCCTTAGGCAGAAAGGCCCCTGGGAGATTTTCTTCCATATCCTCTTAGATCTCCCCTTTAAGACACCAGGGACTGGCCCTCACAAAGGGAAAGTGACCCTGCTACTGGCAGTGTCCTAGGGTCCTTGAAAATGGGCCTTTCCAAGGTGCCAGTCTGTATCCTACATGGTGATTTTCAAGAACAGTGGCCCCGAAGTCCCAGAGAACACGCATCTCCAAACCCACTGCTCTACTGTTTATGTGCAGTGAAGACTGGTGATTCTCACTTGGGTTTCATCCAGTCCCACACCCAGGCTCTCATCCTTTTTCAAATACAGTTAGACGGGGGTTTCCTTTGGTCACATCTAGCTCAACAAGTCAGACATGTCCCtgggagtgagtgtgtgtaaaGGAGGGCCCTTGAAAAGCGCCTAACCCATAAGCCAACAAAATCATTTCATGGACCTGCCATCTGGGTAACCGAGAACAGGTCCAGAGTGGAGGTTAGGAGAGGGACAGAGGCGGGGAAGATCAGAGCTGGCCTTGAACAGGACCAGTGAAGTGCTTGTTTTCAACACAACAGGCTGTACCTTGAGCCCCCAATCAAGTACTTCAAAGGTTAGTTATCCAAATAGACTCAAGTTGGACGTGGGCAGCCAGGACTGCAGGTAGCAGAAGCCCAAGAACCCCACTGACAAAAGGAAACAGGGCTTTCAAAGCAGCCACCAAGGAGTCTGAATCTGGGGCTCTGGGGAGGGGAAAAGCACATGCAGGTGTTCCCAAAGTGAACGCTCTAGGGCCACCAGAGTGGTGTttatggaaaaattggaaactgaagacaacagCGTGTGATCTGCAGTGGGATGCCTTCTGGGGGTGGGCAGACCTCGGGAGACTGCAAGCTCAGTGGACTCCTGGTTTACCGTCCCACACAGCATCCTGGGGATTCTGTGTCTCAGGTGCTTGGGGACAGTCAAGTGGAATATGAGGTCGCTCGCACTGTGCTTGAGCACAGCCCTACTCTGGGGAGAGCTCGACCTGGGGGTCGGTGGGGGCAGGACAACAGGACTCTGACTTTGGGGCCAACTGAGCGGGACTGACCAACCAGCAGCAGTCAGCTGGAAGACAATAAAGCCAGAAGAGGGGAAAGGATGGAGGGGCCACCAACTCAGGCAAGGCCAATCAGTCTGCTACAGACCCCATCTTCTGGGAGGGACAGTCACCAAGGTCCCATCTGACCCCTGGGTTCTCCCTTGGTGTTTGTAGACCCAGGACTTGCCATGGCCTGGCCCTTCAGCAGAAGCCAGCCACAGGTCTGCACATTGTTAGGGCAGTGGAGCCAGGGGTGTATTTGTCAACACATCCAGGGCCTGGCCCCCTGAAACAAGGCACCTGGCAGCAGATGGGAGCCTTTGCAGGCAACCTGAAACaaacttttctgtactttcagacaAGAGACAAGCTGGGGATCCCATCTCCATCCCcatgccccctcccccacactgggCCAGGGCTGCCTCTCCACATCACCTCTGTGACATCATGAAACAATAAGGAAGCTGACCCCCTAATTGGCTGCCTGTCCCATGACTAAGATTCTAGAATCTCCAGACAGTATTTATGGAGCACCCCGACCCTGGTCTGAGGCCTGTTTGCCCTGAGCATTCACTGCTTGTGTAGATAATGCTCCTGAGCTCGATTGATTCAATGGCTAGTCAGAGTTCCCATGAGGCACAGGCAGCGCTACTGGCCCCATCAACTGATGGGGAGCCCTCAGCAGGGGACCCCCGTGATTCCTCCCCAGATCCAAATGTGGATTCAGGGGAGGCTTTGGAAAAGCAGGGTGACCAACCTGAGAGCCCAGATCCAGGCCTCCATGACAATCTGCCCCCACAGGTCCCGAACCCAGAAATGGCCAACGAGAATGAGAAAAACGCCAGCTTtgggctgtccttccccaggaagctctggaggATCGTGGAGGATGCGACCTTCACCTCTGTGCACTGGAATGATAAGGGAGACATGGTTGTCATCGAGGCAGATCTCTTCCAGATGGAGGTCCTCCAGCGCAGAGGCGTCAATCAGATCTGCGAGACAGACAGCATAAAGAGCTTCATTCGTGAACTGAACCTGTACGGGTTCAGAAAAATTCGCTCCTCAGGTCactctgaaagaagaaagaagttgaTGGTAATGTAGAATGCCCTTCTGGGGAGACTAGACTAGATGAGCTGAGGGCTGATGGGTTTCATTTCCCAGGAGAATGTTGTTCTCATGAGAGAgtggttaaggaaagaggagaacgCAGGGTCTGTCGTGTCCCGCCACCACCCCCCCTTAGGATCTTTGGTGGTGACGCCAGATCCTGAGGGGCCACTTGATGTCAGGGAGGGTCGGGAACACCTCAAGCAAGGATGGCCCCGGGGGAGCTCTAGGGAGTGACATTCCAGAACCTCATAACCTGCCAGGAATGAAGAGACCTTTTCTCCATACACATGCACGACCCGATGGTTGTGGGGAGAGTGCGGCAAGGAAGGGCTCTTCTCCCCTCTCATggctaaagtgattcatttcctttcagatctatCGCAACTCCAATTTTCAGAGAGACAAGCCTCTACTCCTGCAGAACATACAGAGGAAAGGCAACCCCAGAACAACTTCTCAACCTGCCACTGGAACAACAGagaccccaaagagaaagaagcgaGTGATGGCAACCAGACACTCTCCCCGGCTCCACCACAACGAGTTCACCCAAGAGGTTGGCAACAAAGTCCAGAAGGGAATGCCCACTGCTTGCAGAACCCCCAGCCAGTGCTCATTTGTGTTTTCTGACCTTTGGTCTATGGGtagtgtagccagccaggttgGGGGAAACCATCTCCCCAGTGAGCAGGGTGGCCCCAGTGGAGAAAGTCCATCCAACAGTGCCACATCTGTGTCCCCAGCTACTGCTGGAAGGGACAGTCCAGGGGAACTGCCTGAGAGCCCCCCAGTGTACCCAGATTACGAATCGGTGATGACTTTGTACAACACTTGTTACTCCATCCTGATGGCAGGCCTTTTAGTCATGGCCCCAGATGAGGCCCCTGAgtcagaggaggagcagggagatTCCTCAGATCATAAGTGCACCCTCTGTGAGCAGGCCAAGAAAAAGCCCAATCCCTGAGCTGCCAGATCCCTAGGAACACTCAAAAGCACTCTCTTGTAATCAAAAATAGATTTCTGGCTCTAATAATGTAAAGCAAAACTCGACTGGAGTAAATAAACAATCAAGTGAGAACTGCAAACCTGTGTTCTTTCTATCTGCCCTTTGTATTCACACATGGCACAGGGTGAGCCAGATGAGGCTGGACGCCCATGCACCAGACAGGATCCAGTTCAGTCCCCATGGTCTCTTTTCATCTGAAACAGCAGCATTTCACAGGCTCATCCAAGGGTCTGACCCATGAGCTGAGCGCTGAGGTGAACCCAGGTTGGACTGGTTCCTGGGCCTTTCCTGTCACTCAGTAGATGGCCCAGCTGGGCTCCTGACCTTGGGGGTGTCACCTTCCATGTGTCATGCACCCTGCagcagaaggggctcctcctgggtaTCCTGATGATGCCACAAGTTTCTGATCATCAGCTGAGCATCCCAGCTCCTGATCCAGGCCCCCCCTCCAGAGGCTGACTGGAAGGCAGGATCACCCCACCCGCCAAGGGCTTTGCAAACATATTACCCCAAACCCAAAGACAAGTGCAAGGTTTCAACAAGGTGAACACCAGCCATTGTCGCTCTGCCCTCACAGCTATACTTAGGAGCCTGTCTTTGGACATGAGGCGGCCAGGCActgcctccaacacacacactttGACAGCCAAGGGACACTTTACAATAGACAAGGGTCATGTGCAAGGATAAACCGTGGCCTGTTTCTGGGCCTGCAGGcctctctgcctgccagtgcacaGCCCTGTCCCCAGCCTTACCCTGTCACCCCTGGGACACTGTTCCAATATCAGGGAGATTGGACcagaacagagagggaaaaacatTAACCAGTTTCCTAACAACACATTTCTCTCAACCACACAGACCCAGCAGGGCCAAAACGAGTGGCAACGCCATCATTTCATAAAGGTCAAAGTCCCAGAGTCTTTTGCTGAGTTCAGAGCAGCATCCTGTGAGGGGAGTCCCTGCCCCTGGCCCCGCACCAAGTGGACACCACAGCATGGGGCTGATTCAGACAGAATCAGATGGGCAAGTCCAGAGTGCGGCAGTAACTGCATGGTATCAGCATGTGCTGGTCTCTTGGTCACTTTCCTCTCGAGAGTCCAGTCTGGACGGGCCTCCTGCCCAAAGAGGATCAGGTGCTCAGAGATGTCCACCTGGAAGGtgtctcccctcccacctgcccgcTGGGATGGGCTGCAACAGCCAGAGGGATTTGGCGAGCAGTCATATTACTTCTCTTGCAGGTCGGGTAGCAGGCCTTGAttctccagctcctccacctGGTCAGGATCTAGGGTTTGGGGACACAGCAAAGTGCCCCCAATGACCACGAGACCTGTGTGCAAAGACAGGACACAGAATGAGAACAAGGTCATTCAAAGTTTCACCTGCTTGAGACTAACACCATATCATGGAGGGAACCCGAGGTGAACTGGGTCCTCTGGCTGAGCATTTTCGAGGGGCTCACCTCAGCAAAGAGAACTCGGGGTGAGGCCAAGTGAGGGAGGGTGAGAAATGAAAGGGAGAGGACTGGTGCTCCACGAACCCACCAGGCCATAGGCAGCTCTCAGTCTGCCTACTGCAGGCCGCGAGGACAGAGCAGGAGGGCCCCAGCAGGGGCCCACAGACATCAGGTCCCTAAGGGATTTACCAGCAGACAGGTGTTGCTGTGCAGCCTCACCCCTGGGAGTCAGGGGACTTGCTGCAGGCAGTGGGGGTGTGGAACCAAGCTAGGTGCTTTCCTGCCTCTCATGGTCTCTGCCAGGCACACTAACACGTGTGGGGACACACAGAGACAAGTGCCATGTGCAGAGCTGGTTGTGCCCATGGCTCAGAGCACGAACagggactgaggcccagagaggtagtAGGCACTTCGGGCCTCAGCCCCACCTACCCCACCAACTGGttcaatagaaaacaaacaagcacaaCCCAGCTGGGATCTAGGGCAGCATCACGGCCATATAGGCAGCGCGGGGCAGGGTGTCACTTGCCCACGATCACTCCACAGCCGAACTTGTCCCTGTCCTGCAGCAAGGCCTGGGTCTGGGCGGGGctcatccccagcctctgctccagcaTCTCCCACCAGGCTGAGTCTTCAGAGTCCCAGTGTGCGATGTGGATAGCCAGGGCACAGTGGCAGTGGCCACATAGCACGGGCCACCCCCACGTTTCCAGGGTCTTGACACCATTTAAGACAATACCCACATAAGGCTTTCCAAAGGACAGACAGCTGAACTTCATCCCCCAGGACTCCCAGGGCCTCATGTGTGGTTGCAGAAACACAGAACCACAAAGGCCGAAAGCCTGACATAATGATCTCCAAGTTCACAGTCCTGGTCTGGACCTCAGCCCCACGTGCCTAAGCAACCTCCAAGCCTGCTGACACAGAATGTGGAGGGTCAGAGAGGGCTGACTCCTTCCATCCATCTCCAAGTGGTCCACTGATAGGGGGTTGCTGATCAAGAGGACCCATTTATCACATGAAGTCCACGGCCTGGTGGGTTCCTGGACCACCAGCCCTCTCCCTTTCACTTTGCTCCCTCCCTCACTTGTCCTTGCCCTgaattctgccataagagtggtatcatctgcatatcttgggttattgatatttctccaagcaatcttgattacatctCATgcatcacccagcccagcatttcacatgatgtactctgcatgtaagttaaataagccaggtgaccacatacagctttgatatactccttttccaaatttgaaccagtccgttgttccatgttgaggtctatctgttgcttcttgacctgcaaacaggtttcttgggaggcaaggaaggtggtctggtattgccatctctttaagaatgttccacagtttgttgtgacccacataaTCAAAGGGTTTATAACAtggaaaaagtaaatgttttttctgaaattgtcttgcttcttctatgatccaacagatgttggccatttgaactcttgttcttctgctttttctgagtccagcttttacatctggaagttcctggttcacatgctcttgaagcctaacttgaaggattttgaacattttgagcattaccttgctagcacatgaaatgagcacaattgtgcagtagtttgaacactctttggcatggcccttctttgggattggaatgaaaactgaccttttccagtcctgtaaccactgctgagttttccaaatttgctggctttgcagcactttaacagcatcatcttttaagatttaaataactcagctggaactctatcacctccactagctttgtttgtagtgatgattcctaaggcccacttgactttgaattccaggatgtctgactctaggtgagtgatcacagtgtcatgattatctgggtcatgaagaccttttttgtataagtcttctgtgtattcttgccacctcttcttaatctcttctgcttctgttaggtccttaccattcctgcatttcatgttttaataCAATAGAGCTAGGATTTACTGAAACGCAAGGCTGATTTTATTGCAGGTGATCCTCACATCTTGAACTGAGATACCAAGGAACTCATGAAAGGTCTCTTCCAAATAAAGACAGCAGTTAAAGTTCCACCTATTCATTTTTTGCCTGTAATTGTTTGCTTGAGCcacacttctttcattcttaacaGAAATTTTATAAATCTAAGTGATTAATATGCCTATTACTGTCTGTCATAGGCTGAATTGTGTGCCTCCCTCCAACTTAGCATGTTGAGGCCCTAACCCAACACTTCAGGATGTGCTTCTGCTTGAATATAGGGactttaaaaaggtaattaaCATTGAATGAGGTCATATGAGTGAGCCCTAATTCTTCTGACTgtggtccttataagaagaggaagtttgGAGAAATAAAGGGACACAGGGTTCGGCATGTACAAGGAAGTTACCATCTGAAGATTCAGGATGGAGACCACCATCTACAAGCCGAGGAGAGAGGCTTCAGGAGAGACCTGACCTGCTGACACCTttatcttggacttccagtcttcaaaactgtcagaaaatgaatttctgggggctttcctggtagctcagtagtacagaacctgcctgttaatgcagaagactcaggttcgatccctgatctgagaagatcccacatactgagaAGCAACTACCCCATGCACCACTACTGTTGATTCTGTGCTCTGGAACCCGTGGGCTGAAGCAGTTGTAGGCTGTGtgccctagaacccgtgctctgcaacaagagaagccaccacatgagaagcttgtgcactacaactagagagtaactgccacttgccacaactaaagaaaagactgtgcagcaacaaagacccagcacagtcaaaatcaatttcaaaaattatttttaacaacagaatttctgttttgcatgCTACCCAGTCTGTGACACTTTGTTCtgggcagccctagcaaactaatacctgCTTCTTCCTTTGTACCTTTGCCTGTTCCTAGTGATGGAACTCCAGGAGAATTGGATCTGCTTGAAGGAAATGCGAGAAAAATATCTTTTGGGAGAAACAACATGTTTGCCTAAAAGCTCTGTCTCCTGGCCTAATATTTTGGAGACTTCCTGAGGAAGACTTGTGTGGCAGATCCTGCTCGCGTCCCGTCTGCCTTGTGGCTGCAGCATACACCAACCAGACACTACACTGCCAGCATCTCGTCAGTGGCTCAGAAGTTTTTTTCCTCGTGCCTGAAACCTACTTTGTCAGTGCTCAGGGCAGACTGAAAATGTCAGGGAATTGATGCTTTATGACCCATAGGAACTGGAGTATAAATACCCCAGGTCCTTCATCCTCAAACACGGTAACTCATATAACTCTCCATAGGCTTACAGAGTTTTCCTGCAGTATTAAGCTCCCTTAATCTTTCTTGAAATGCACCTTTTCTTGGCTCCCTTCCTACCTCTATGGAAGCTCTCCATGCTTCCTCTGCAAAGCACATCTCCAAAGGAAACTACTTGCTCTAGAATTCTTATTTTCAGGTGTGATTCTGGGGGACCCAGAACTAGGTCCACCTGCCTTCTGTGTGTGCATATGAAACATCCATATTTAAAGATGCTGCTGTGGTTTCTAATTTAACAAGAGGATACACTgctttggggctttcctggtggttcgacaggaaagaatctgactgtcaaCGTAGGAGACTCTGTTCAGTCCcgaggtcagaaagatcctctgaaaaaggaaatagcaacccactccagtattcttgcctggagaattccatggacacaggagcctggtgggctatagtccatggggtcacaaaaatcagacatgacttagtgacttaacaacaacattgCATCTAATTCTTTCTGTGGTAAGGTGATAAGTGGTTCAGTGGCTGGTGAATCCTGGAGCCTCTCTTTGCAGGAAAGAGTGTTCTAAAGTCCTGCCTTGTGGAAATGCCTTTGTGTCAAATCCACtatgctgcatttttttcttctataaacaCCAAAGCCCAATCTTTTCAGTAGTTATTGGCTTTTTTGGGAAAACTTTTGAAATggaaggataatcgctttacagaattttgcagttttctgtcatacatcaacaaaaatcagccataggtacacccatgtcccttccctcctgacctccctccaatctccctcctcatcctacTCTTCAGTCTGTCTCAgatcccctgtttgagttccctgagtcatacagaaaattcccattggctatctattttacatatggtcttGTAAATTtctatgctactctctccatacatctcaccttctccctcctcccctccccccgtgTCCTTTTTGGCTTTGCTGAGCCTGCATTCTTTTATCACATCTCCGTGATGGGTAGGTGTGTCTGCATCAGGGTGTAGTGGTTATAATAGTAACTTGTCTTGTGCCCGAGCTGCATGTTTCCTTATGGGGCTGGTCTAATATCTGCTGTGAAGTTTTCATGGTCCATGGGGGTGCAGCTGGGGAAGTTGCTTCTATACAGGAGTCCAAGTGACTATGAGAGAAACAGACTTCTGAGGAACAATGCAAGCTGCCCTGGGTGTGAAGTAAAGCTTCTGCTAAGCCCACTGACCTCAAACCCTTTCTCGTTGCTCTCAGGCTGGTGTTGAGCATGTCAGAGGTTGAGGTCCTCTCAGTGACTACTCAGAACAATGCTAAGGATGTTCCACATTGAGTAATGTTCAACCTTCTAGGCTCCCTCACCCCCCTGAAAACTGTTTACAGCCAGGCCCACAGTTCTTGAATGAGGAGTCCTGGGACAAGCCCGTGGATGAATGTGTTAGCCAGGCCTCACTGCATGTAACCTCTGCAGCTGGTTTCCTGACAGGATCATTTGtctttgccccaagaggaaagATTTTGTCCCAGAAGCTATTTCTCCATCGCATCTCTTATGAATCTTTTGCTATTAGCAAATTAATCCTAAGAAGTATTTCTGGCTTAAGGGATTTATGTGAGTGAGCCAGGGTCTACCACCATAGTGTTTAATCACCTTCATTGCCCTGTGATCTTCAGCTCACAGCCAAAGGCTAGAACCACAGGTTTAAAGGGTCATGGGCATCTCATTCCA
Coding sequences:
- the LOC136153193 gene encoding heat shock transcription factor, X-linked member 3-like, which translates into the protein MASQSSHEAQAALLAPSTDGEPSAGDPRDSSPDPNVDSGEALEKQGDQPESPDPGLHDNLPPQVPNPEMANENEKNASFGLSFPRKLWRIVEDATFTSVHWNDKGDMVVIEADLFQMEVLQRRGVNQICETDSIKSFIRELNLYGFRKIRSSGHSERRKKLMIYRNSNFQRDKPLLLQNIQRKGNPRTTSQPATGTTETPKRKKRVMATRHSPRLHHNEFTQEVGNKVQKGMPTACRTPSQCSFVFSDLWSMGSVASQVGGNHLPSEQGGPSGESPSNSATSVSPATAGRDSPGELPESPPVYPDYESVMTLYNTCYSILMAGLLVMAPDEAPESEEEQGDSSDHKCTLCEQAKKKPNP